Proteins encoded together in one Plasmodium brasilianum strain Bolivian I chromosome 4, whole genome shotgun sequence window:
- a CDS encoding ERCC1 nucleotide excision repair protein: MSESTDKLNVEVTENTSGEAPKEETFYDANAEQYLIISPRQKLNPLIKKINRVRYKFNNIVPDFLIGKNNACLFISMKYHRLRSNYLKARIETLSNKYNNRILVCLVDIENIENSLGEINQLAFCFNITLILCWSNEECARVIEDFKIYEKKISYIKNNKLSSSHEEKIHELLKKIRCINSTDCVIITRKFKNFHNIVKAKKDELINCSGLGNKKIQSLISTFNDPFF; encoded by the coding sequence ATGAGCGAAAGCACAGACAAATTAAATGTAGAGGTTACGGAAAACACCAGCGGAGAAGCCCCAAAGGAGGAAACGTTTTATGATGCCAACGCAGAGCAATACTTAATCATTTCTCCCCGACAAAAACTGAACcctcttataaaaaaaataaatagagtACGATATAAgtttaataatattgttcCTGACTTTTtaattggaaaaaataatgcgTGTTTGTTTATTTCTATGAAATATCATCGTTTAAGATCGAATTACTTAAAAGCACGAATTGAAACCttatcaaataaatataataacagaATATTAGTATGTTTAGTagatattgaaaatattgaaaattcgTTAGGTGAAATAAATCAACTTGCTTTTTGTTTTAACATAACACTTATTCTTTGTTGGTCAAATGAAGAATGTGCAAGAGTTATTGAagatttcaaaatatatgaaaaaaaaatatcatatattaaaaataataaactcTCATCAAGTCATGAggaaaaaatacatgaacttttaaaaaaaattagatgtATTAATTCAACGGATTGTGTAATAATTACCAGAAAGTTTAAAAACTTTCACAATATTGTAAAGGCAAAAAAGGACGAGCTTATTAACTGTTCAGGCttgggaaataaaaaaatacagtcACTAATATCAACCTTTAATGACCCTTTTTTCTGA
- a CDS encoding hypothetical protein (conserved Plasmodium protein): MDVKDNPFIKNRSSTRITNAPGGNSSLSFGNYIDNENKKISNRNEKSATKNNENAEAAGNLEANKAPMNSDKKTNVKVNQPPGGASSSNIKIKEILHHNYSEGDNLK; encoded by the exons ATGG ACGTAAAAGATAACCCATTCATAAAAAATCGCTCAAGCACGAGAATTACGAATGCCCCCGGAGGGAATTCCTCGTTATCCTTCGGAAACT ATATAGATAATGAGAATAAAAAGATTAGTAAcagaaatgaaaaatcagcgacaaaaaataatgaaaatgcgGAAGCAGCGGGAAATTTAGAGGCCAACAAAGCACCGATGAATTCTGACAAAAAGACAAACGTAAAGGTGAACCAACCCCCTGGAGGAGCCTCAAGCagtaacataaaaattaaggaaaTATTACAT caTAATTATAGCGAAGGGGATAACTTAAAATGA